From the Bdellovibrio reynosensis genome, one window contains:
- a CDS encoding protein-tyrosine phosphatase family protein → MSRQIVLLFYVLSLVLLSGFAKSKRVIERAGDRFRSSRSNESSSENSRRSASPPCSNCNADRENEEIKIPDREADTGETPIPSEPRGDFFESLQRRSQSYGNPGVNKSFKTSRLSGVNNVREVLPGFIYRGGSGGKEDYQSFSYEALQNLCKEGFSQAIDVRGTKSKVKPGPIHCKKADGSSHTLYYDVAIFSRPDAYLDLIHKRLSSQKDPGPIMLHCTGGEHRSGYASAAVLMQFCGYSTGQAQQYWLKNRIHDNWDSSFMEKIRDFPRNHYKDSRQLSPEVRQKVCPQ, encoded by the coding sequence ATGTCTCGACAGATAGTCCTTTTATTCTATGTGCTTTCCTTAGTACTTCTTTCTGGCTTTGCTAAATCTAAACGAGTCATTGAAAGAGCTGGCGATAGATTTCGCAGCTCCAGATCCAATGAAAGCTCTTCAGAAAATTCAAGACGAAGTGCAAGCCCACCTTGTTCAAATTGCAACGCCGACCGAGAAAATGAAGAGATAAAAATCCCCGATAGAGAAGCCGACACTGGTGAAACTCCTATTCCTTCCGAACCGCGCGGTGATTTTTTTGAGTCATTGCAAAGACGCTCGCAAAGCTATGGCAATCCCGGCGTAAATAAATCATTTAAGACTTCAAGACTTTCTGGAGTGAACAATGTTCGCGAAGTACTTCCAGGATTTATTTACCGGGGTGGTTCTGGAGGAAAAGAAGACTATCAGTCTTTCAGTTATGAAGCCCTTCAAAACCTTTGCAAAGAGGGTTTTTCCCAGGCAATTGACGTGCGCGGAACAAAATCAAAAGTAAAACCCGGGCCCATCCATTGCAAAAAGGCCGATGGCAGCAGTCACACTCTTTATTATGATGTCGCTATATTTTCGCGTCCTGACGCTTATTTAGATCTGATTCACAAGCGCCTTAGTTCACAAAAAGACCCAGGACCAATAATGCTTCATTGCACTGGTGGTGAACACCGATCAGGGTATGCTTCTGCAGCTGTCTTGATGCAGTTCTGCGGATATTCAACAGGTCAGGCGCAGCAGTATTGGTTAAAAAATAGAATTCATGACAACTGGGATTCTAGCTTTATGGAAAAGATTAGAGACTTTCCAAGAAATCATTATAAAGACAGTCGTCAGCTTAGCCCTGAGGTCAGACAAAAAGTCTGCCCTCAATAA
- a CDS encoding TonB-dependent receptor plug domain-containing protein yields the protein MKNIFVMGLLLGSLSTYAQINPVVVESSSVTEESADTSSWVTVLDETEIKNQNKSTVADLLRDVPGVEVVRQGGVGQTTSIFIRGARSEDTLVLIDGIRANELMSPAGGFDFSSLASVNIARIEVHRGPQSVRFGSGAIGGVINIITKEGKGPLAVSYVAEAGSYDTLRAGVSVYGRQNNLGYSAGVEGLKTAGFSAADKSQGNTEADGATVATVSSKLTYHASETGKVVGSLRYSQAEVDLDYAGGTQGDDPNSSAVFKQLITGVTGVNHFFSNTLRSSLSFTFSEVTRFDENKADPVHVDTSENYFISELQQIETAHEWLPTSTQSLKFILSYQDESGKGYSNYSGFAAPFARERLKNTGEGFFYSYDDNKWLFDAGLRYDQQSEKGQAVSVRSSVGRRIAASDTLVRLTYGTGFKNPSLYQLYSSYGDLSLKSQDGKALDISVEQQLGERLEFSADLFRTFYDDLIDFVSGKYKNIASAQSEGIEVQGMYKVLNSLALKASYTYLETKDNTTNLRLLRRPMNAYSVSAIYSHEKIEGSVQYRFSGERDDLDPNTFARTENSSYDVVSVKASYKLSQDLKITGRIENLLDRQYQEVLGYGTPERSFFVGISN from the coding sequence ATGAAAAATATCTTCGTCATGGGCCTTCTATTAGGCTCTTTATCAACTTACGCGCAAATAAATCCCGTTGTGGTGGAATCTTCAAGTGTCACTGAAGAATCTGCAGACACCTCATCTTGGGTCACGGTCTTAGATGAAACTGAAATCAAAAACCAAAACAAATCCACAGTAGCCGATTTACTGCGCGATGTTCCGGGTGTGGAAGTCGTAAGGCAAGGTGGGGTTGGACAAACCACTTCGATATTCATTCGCGGAGCCCGATCAGAAGACACCCTAGTATTAATTGATGGAATCAGAGCCAATGAACTTATGTCACCTGCGGGTGGTTTTGATTTTTCATCTTTGGCTTCAGTTAATATCGCAAGAATAGAAGTCCACCGTGGTCCACAAAGCGTGCGCTTTGGAAGCGGAGCTATTGGTGGTGTGATAAATATCATCACTAAAGAGGGTAAAGGTCCGTTGGCAGTTTCTTATGTAGCTGAAGCGGGAAGTTATGATACTTTACGAGCTGGCGTCTCTGTTTATGGCAGACAAAATAATCTTGGTTATTCCGCGGGAGTAGAGGGTCTTAAAACGGCAGGATTTTCAGCAGCGGATAAATCCCAAGGAAATACTGAAGCTGATGGTGCGACAGTTGCAACGGTTTCTTCTAAACTCACTTACCATGCAAGTGAAACTGGTAAGGTAGTGGGCAGTTTGCGCTACTCACAAGCAGAGGTGGATCTCGATTACGCCGGCGGAACTCAAGGTGATGACCCGAATTCGTCTGCGGTCTTTAAACAACTAATTACAGGCGTAACAGGTGTAAATCATTTCTTTTCGAACACTCTTCGCTCTTCATTAAGTTTCACATTTTCAGAAGTGACTCGCTTTGATGAAAACAAGGCGGATCCAGTTCACGTTGATACATCAGAAAACTATTTTATCAGTGAATTGCAACAGATCGAAACAGCCCATGAATGGCTGCCGACAAGCACCCAGTCGTTAAAGTTTATTCTTTCCTATCAAGATGAAAGTGGTAAGGGTTACTCGAACTACAGTGGATTTGCAGCTCCATTTGCACGAGAGCGCCTGAAAAATACGGGGGAAGGGTTCTTCTATTCCTATGATGATAACAAATGGTTATTTGATGCGGGCCTTCGTTATGACCAACAAAGTGAAAAAGGACAGGCGGTTTCAGTTCGCTCTTCCGTGGGACGCAGAATAGCTGCATCAGATACATTGGTAAGATTAACATATGGAACTGGATTTAAAAATCCTAGTCTGTACCAACTTTATTCAAGCTACGGTGATTTGAGTTTAAAATCCCAGGATGGAAAAGCGCTTGATATCTCAGTTGAACAGCAGCTTGGCGAACGCCTTGAATTTTCAGCAGATCTATTTAGAACCTTCTATGATGATCTAATCGACTTCGTATCTGGTAAATACAAAAATATAGCTTCAGCACAAAGCGAGGGTATTGAAGTTCAAGGTATGTACAAAGTACTGAACAGCCTAGCGCTGAAAGCTTCTTATACATACTTAGAAACCAAAGATAACACGACAAACTTGCGGCTTTTACGCCGACCAATGAATGCTTATTCTGTTTCAGCAATTTATTCACATGAAAAGATTGAAGGAAGTGTGCAGTACCGCTTCAGTGGCGAACGAGATGATCTTGATCCGAACACGTTTGCTAGAACAGAAAATAGTTCCTATGACGTTGTCAGTGTAAAAGCTAGTTACAAACTTTCCCAAGATCTAAAAATAACTGGTAGAATCGAAAATCTTTTGGATCGTCAATATCAGGAAGTATTGGGTTACGGTACGCCAGAAAGGTCCTTCTTCGTCGGAATTAGTAATTAA
- the trhA gene encoding PAQR family membrane homeostasis protein TrhA, translated as MKQMITQVQHGEKFNTASHAVGAFLALMGCVLLLFLAAQKQDTWKLFSFTVYALTTVGLYCISTIYHGSRAEKKEFYRKLDYIGIYLKIAGSYTPYAILALRGTTGWIILGVVWTLAVLGIMWEVVVSPKNRTPSLLLYAVMAATVAPALKHLMDAIPPIGFALVLAGFISYGIGMIFFLNDEKIKHGHGMWHLCVMAGTGFQYLCLLMYIA; from the coding sequence ATGAAACAAATGATAACTCAGGTCCAGCACGGGGAAAAATTTAATACAGCTTCACATGCAGTCGGTGCTTTCCTTGCGTTAATGGGTTGCGTGCTTTTACTTTTTCTAGCCGCACAAAAACAAGATACCTGGAAACTTTTTTCGTTCACAGTTTATGCGTTAACGACAGTGGGGCTTTACTGCATTTCTACGATCTATCATGGTTCCCGCGCCGAAAAAAAAGAGTTTTATCGCAAGCTTGATTACATCGGCATTTATTTGAAAATTGCTGGTAGCTATACTCCGTATGCGATCCTTGCTTTGCGAGGTACCACCGGGTGGATTATTCTTGGTGTGGTGTGGACGCTCGCAGTTCTAGGTATCATGTGGGAGGTCGTTGTATCTCCAAAAAATAGAACCCCATCACTATTGCTTTACGCGGTGATGGCTGCAACAGTTGCGCCTGCTTTAAAACATTTAATGGATGCAATTCCACCGATCGGATTTGCGTTGGTATTAGCCGGTTTTATTTCCTATGGAATCGGTATGATCTTTTTCCTTAACGACGAAAAAATCAAACACGGCCATGGCATGTGGCACTTGTGCGTGATGGCTGGAACTGGTTTTCAGTACCTTTGCTTATTAATGTATATCGCTTAA
- a CDS encoding cyclase family protein codes for MPYILSPPITSKMPGMWMEGTPYEKEELYSIQPGKLPPVNYDKHILKSHSLTHAEAQLHVVENGHGIDHYFKNPGYYFGRTIVVRLPGNNYKEVATGNGIYHWEVSKQELEENLNRVLAIVGGECTKLILTSQFYPLNEEGFHDPNYVLTLSVEAAQYLIGLEGFNLYGTSWKSSDFKPGSPDRPIHKILLEKAAIFELLDLKNVPEGEYFFVGFPLRIQGASESPACPALFTKEETKF; via the coding sequence ATGCCTTATATTTTATCGCCGCCGATCACTTCGAAGATGCCTGGTATGTGGATGGAAGGAACTCCTTATGAAAAAGAGGAACTTTATTCAATCCAACCGGGAAAACTGCCTCCGGTAAATTACGATAAACATATTTTAAAATCCCACAGCTTAACTCATGCGGAAGCCCAACTTCATGTTGTGGAAAATGGCCATGGGATTGATCACTACTTTAAAAATCCCGGGTACTATTTCGGGCGAACTATCGTAGTTCGTCTGCCTGGCAATAACTATAAAGAAGTTGCTACCGGTAACGGTATTTATCACTGGGAAGTTTCTAAGCAAGAATTAGAAGAAAATCTAAATCGAGTGCTAGCGATTGTCGGTGGAGAATGCACGAAGCTTATTTTAACTTCGCAGTTCTATCCCTTGAATGAAGAAGGTTTTCACGATCCCAATTATGTTTTAACTCTCTCGGTTGAAGCAGCTCAGTATCTTATTGGTTTAGAAGGCTTTAATTTGTACGGCACTTCATGGAAGTCATCTGACTTCAAACCAGGCTCACCGGATAGACCGATTCATAAAATCCTTTTAGAAAAAGCGGCGATATTTGAACTGTTAGATTTAAAGAATGTACCTGAAGGAGAATACTTCTTCGTGGGTTTTCCGCTGCGAATTCAGGGCGCCAGCGAATCACCGGCATGCCCCGCTTTATTTACAAAAGAAGAAACTAAGTTCTAG
- a CDS encoding Rieske 2Fe-2S domain-containing protein: MVSSEEWHDLGEVAELSKRPLQQIEVAGKKIALVFKDGQFSAISGVCNHVGGPLGDGCLEGDYVVCPWHYYKFHWKTGEGEPGFEEDRVPTFPVKTENGRVLLSLNRLTTRNHKFHEPMHLARKPERAPGPLRVAGISTTAMDLKYPRPSTSEMLLESSLKHAKFLGFDTHLVKLRELNFRHCEGFYSKSSHACIWPCSITQLDPNDQLDQVYEDLVHWADIILIATPIRWGSASALYFKMVERLNCIQNQITIHNNQLICNKVAGFIITGGQDNVQAVAGSMMGFFSELGFHLPPFPFIAHSLGWSMENMEHNVRYVQQSKVLVDATKDLVNRCATLSHSLIAANAPGTLQNRAGRKAFNTRDHEDDPNLNSQI, encoded by the coding sequence ATGGTTTCATCAGAAGAATGGCATGACCTTGGCGAAGTTGCTGAATTAAGCAAGCGTCCGCTGCAGCAAATTGAAGTAGCTGGTAAAAAGATTGCTCTGGTTTTTAAAGACGGGCAATTCAGTGCAATTTCTGGTGTTTGCAATCATGTCGGCGGACCATTGGGTGATGGTTGCCTTGAAGGTGATTACGTCGTCTGTCCTTGGCATTATTATAAGTTTCACTGGAAAACAGGTGAAGGTGAACCTGGTTTTGAAGAAGATCGCGTACCAACCTTTCCTGTAAAAACCGAAAACGGCCGCGTGTTATTAAGTTTAAATCGCCTTACGACACGTAATCATAAATTTCATGAACCTATGCACTTGGCGCGAAAACCAGAGAGGGCCCCAGGTCCGCTTCGGGTTGCTGGAATTTCTACCACAGCTATGGATTTAAAATATCCCCGTCCTTCGACTTCAGAGATGCTGTTGGAATCTTCTTTGAAACATGCAAAATTTCTGGGATTTGATACTCATTTGGTTAAACTGCGTGAACTTAATTTCAGGCACTGCGAGGGATTTTATTCAAAAAGTTCACATGCCTGTATTTGGCCCTGTTCGATCACGCAGCTTGATCCTAACGATCAGTTGGATCAAGTCTATGAAGATCTGGTGCATTGGGCAGATATCATACTTATTGCCACACCGATTCGTTGGGGTTCCGCCAGTGCGCTTTATTTTAAAATGGTCGAACGGCTTAACTGTATTCAAAATCAAATCACCATTCATAATAATCAGCTTATCTGCAATAAAGTTGCGGGATTTATTATCACTGGAGGCCAAGACAATGTTCAGGCGGTTGCTGGCAGTATGATGGGATTCTTCTCTGAATTAGGTTTTCACCTGCCTCCGTTTCCATTTATCGCCCACTCTTTAGGGTGGAGTATGGAAAACATGGAACACAACGTCCGTTATGTTCAGCAAAGCAAAGTTCTCGTAGATGCTACAAAGGATTTGGTAAATCGTTGTGCTACTTTATCTCATTCATTGATAGCTGCGAATGCACCGGGCACACTGCAAAACCGCGCAGGAAGGAAAGCCTTCAACACCCGGGACCATGAAGACGATCCCAATTTAAATTCGCAAATTTGA
- a CDS encoding RHS repeat domain-containing protein encodes MAHIDTISGSFIQSFNDFTESRLDLDVNHVRTYNSRSTFSGGFGEGWCTDLDLSISENNGHLLLRYCGDGKEVVFKKEGSVFLAKDFRDGRIHKENQSYVRTLIDGTTERYQGGKLKSITGPDTIRNLRFIYSKMNQLEKIQDGSGRSLLFERNKDHLITKISFKSNRNLEQKVIAIFEYSNAKLVSSMNFEGERYHYFYDGKNKLNKVIWPDKGWISLTYHPTTGWVSDLKGTDICSENFDYKLRTEGNPIAYNVDVTKTCIGKAPIKTTYTYKYSADYSQLNSMTVKNGEGTSEYLLNNSEEPIEIIKTLGKDVFKTSIKRNEYGQTVEVSSPYKKTSFSYSRGKAGHLVSQVDYESFLNGVSSEKGGYKFTYDKEGRLASATPLDKTSILFSYDAQGRLSKTRQGNIEVEHFYEGDSKDAKELIVEGKKIPNILDESQLGLKYRTQIELSREYDLVMNLAQPNY; translated from the coding sequence TTGGCTCATATTGATACAATCAGCGGATCTTTCATTCAGAGTTTCAATGATTTTACAGAATCACGTCTGGATTTAGACGTTAACCATGTTCGGACATATAACAGTCGTTCGACTTTTTCAGGTGGATTCGGCGAAGGCTGGTGTACTGACCTAGATCTTTCAATAAGTGAAAATAATGGTCATCTGTTACTTCGTTATTGCGGCGATGGGAAAGAAGTAGTTTTTAAAAAAGAAGGCTCGGTCTTTCTAGCAAAGGACTTTCGCGATGGAAGAATACATAAGGAAAATCAATCCTATGTACGCACCCTTATTGACGGGACTACTGAAAGATATCAAGGGGGAAAATTAAAATCTATCACAGGGCCCGATACAATAAGGAATCTTCGTTTTATTTATTCTAAAATGAATCAGTTAGAAAAGATTCAAGACGGATCAGGAAGAAGTCTTTTGTTTGAACGAAACAAAGACCATTTAATCACAAAAATTTCTTTTAAAAGCAATCGGAACCTTGAACAAAAGGTAATAGCGATTTTTGAATATTCAAATGCGAAGTTAGTTAGTTCTATGAATTTTGAAGGTGAGCGCTATCACTACTTTTATGATGGAAAGAATAAACTAAACAAAGTCATCTGGCCTGATAAGGGATGGATTAGTCTAACTTATCACCCAACTACAGGGTGGGTAAGTGATTTAAAGGGAACAGATATCTGTTCAGAAAATTTTGATTATAAACTTCGCACGGAAGGCAATCCGATAGCTTATAACGTTGACGTTACGAAGACATGTATTGGTAAAGCCCCGATCAAAACAACTTACACTTACAAATATTCAGCTGATTATAGCCAACTTAATTCGATGACTGTTAAAAATGGTGAAGGCACTTCTGAATATCTTCTTAATAATTCCGAAGAGCCGATCGAAATTATAAAAACATTAGGCAAAGATGTCTTTAAAACCTCAATTAAGCGCAATGAGTACGGTCAGACCGTTGAGGTATCATCTCCTTATAAAAAAACTTCTTTTTCTTACAGTAGAGGAAAAGCTGGTCACTTGGTTTCACAGGTTGATTACGAATCTTTCTTAAACGGGGTTTCTTCGGAAAAAGGGGGGTATAAATTTACTTATGATAAAGAAGGCCGGTTAGCCTCGGCGACCCCTCTAGATAAAACTTCCATATTATTCAGTTATGATGCGCAAGGAAGACTAAGTAAAACTCGGCAAGGAAATATTGAAGTCGAACATTTTTATGAAGGTGATTCAAAGGATGCAAAGGAACTTATTGTAGAGGGCAAGAAAATTCCAAATATTTTGGATGAATCGCAGTTGGGGCTTAAGTACAGAACACAAATCGAGCTTTCTCGAGAATATGATTTAGTAATGAATCTTGCGCAACCTAACTATTAG
- a CDS encoding ABC transporter substrate-binding protein, with protein MPLNNPITASEIHAILTTEGVLQDPICARGYQQFQVLNLFLDTLVKKDSKKGIVSGIAQSWKISADQRTYTFSLSEQAHFHNAEPIFAQDVAFSLRRHLDENSKSVVASYLRNVLDKILVIDNRTVEFCLKGAYPAFLELLSLPGFGIISHQSTSNYVIGSGPYEFEPSETKTWCLRKSRTYPFPTSNIDRYYFKIERDVDLTVDALNSGRANLAMGSPLEVALARNLKPEYKSHPTFSLVTTHIILNHNNTFLKDFANRKLVADVARFVRDTQNVLTKFDGILDTYLPNGIMPESYYAKSAATTHLPKLQHKQKIKIVFPYGIFLSSAVEKIVKGYEDAGFEVNHINVKGKELSTPMQEGDFDLIFIPYQGVIPDPDGYLDILGSLLAKANLPTFDLLKNLSEVRFTEDKKDRLEKYSTYLQDFEKNLHVIPFSQNSIPIVCKNNIKIPDLEYSYHLNLRDLNMSDEE; from the coding sequence GTGCCATTAAATAATCCTATTACCGCTAGCGAAATCCATGCAATTTTAACAACAGAAGGTGTTTTACAAGACCCCATCTGTGCTAGAGGATATCAGCAGTTTCAGGTTTTAAATCTTTTCTTGGACACCTTAGTAAAAAAAGATTCTAAAAAAGGTATTGTCAGCGGAATAGCACAAAGCTGGAAAATTTCTGCGGATCAAAGGACCTATACTTTTTCTTTATCCGAACAGGCGCATTTTCATAATGCTGAACCCATTTTCGCACAAGATGTTGCTTTCTCATTGAGACGACATCTTGATGAAAATTCAAAATCCGTAGTGGCAAGCTATCTACGAAATGTTTTAGATAAAATCTTAGTGATCGATAATCGAACTGTCGAATTTTGTCTTAAAGGTGCTTACCCCGCGTTTTTAGAACTACTATCACTTCCTGGATTCGGGATCATAAGCCATCAATCTACTTCAAATTATGTCATTGGATCAGGGCCCTATGAATTCGAACCTAGCGAAACAAAAACTTGGTGCTTAAGAAAAAGTCGTACCTATCCCTTTCCTACTTCAAATATAGACCGCTACTATTTTAAGATCGAAAGAGATGTGGATCTTACTGTAGATGCTTTAAATTCCGGCAGAGCAAACCTAGCAATGGGATCCCCTCTTGAGGTGGCTTTGGCAAGAAATCTAAAACCAGAGTATAAAAGTCATCCAACATTCAGTTTGGTCACCACTCACATTATCCTTAATCATAACAATACATTTCTGAAAGACTTTGCGAATAGAAAATTAGTGGCCGACGTTGCCCGTTTTGTCCGAGATACCCAGAATGTATTAACTAAGTTCGACGGAATTCTAGATACATATCTACCTAACGGTATAATGCCTGAATCTTATTATGCTAAATCGGCAGCGACTACCCATCTCCCAAAGCTTCAACACAAACAGAAAATTAAAATTGTTTTTCCGTACGGAATATTTCTTTCTTCCGCCGTCGAAAAGATAGTTAAAGGCTATGAAGACGCGGGGTTTGAAGTTAATCATATAAATGTTAAGGGCAAAGAACTATCGACGCCTATGCAAGAGGGTGACTTTGATCTTATTTTTATCCCCTATCAGGGGGTTATACCCGACCCCGACGGGTATTTAGATATTCTTGGTTCATTACTGGCTAAGGCAAATCTTCCGACTTTTGATCTTTTAAAAAATCTTTCTGAAGTTCGATTTACCGAAGATAAAAAGGACAGATTAGAAAAATATAGTACCTACCTGCAAGATTTTGAAAAAAATCTTCATGTAATACCTTTTAGTCAAAACAGCATCCCGATTGTTTGCAAAAATAATATTAAAATCCCTGATTTAGAGTATTCGTATCATCTAAATTTACGCGATTTGAATATGAGCGATGAAGAATAG
- a CDS encoding cystathionine gamma-synthase, protein MKKMTDNLGFQTRAIHAGQAPDPSTGAIMTPLYLTSTYVQESPGVHKGWEYSRTHNPTRRAYENCMASLESGKYGFAFASGCAATTTILHLLKGGDHVVAMDDMYGGTFRLFDKVLKHDGMEFSFVDLTKVENFEKALKPNTKMVWLETPTNPTLKLVDIKKISEIAKAKGIIVAVDNTFMSPYFQRPLELGADIVVHSATKYIGGHSDVVGGVAVTSRDDIAERMAFLSNSMGGIQGAFDSFMCLRSLKTLPLRMKAHQENAMAIARFLESHPKVEKVIYPGLTSHPQHALAKEQMHGFGGMITFYIKGGMDSARKFLENVNVFALAESLGGVESLIEHPAIMTHASVPPENRKALGIDDSLIRLSVGVEDLNDLLADLKYAFDKA, encoded by the coding sequence ATGAAAAAGATGACTGACAACTTAGGTTTCCAAACTCGCGCGATTCATGCGGGCCAAGCTCCGGATCCTTCAACGGGCGCGATCATGACGCCGCTTTATTTAACTTCGACTTATGTACAGGAATCTCCGGGCGTTCATAAGGGTTGGGAATATTCTCGCACACACAATCCAACTAGAAGAGCTTATGAAAACTGCATGGCAAGTCTTGAAAGCGGTAAGTATGGATTTGCTTTTGCTTCTGGATGCGCGGCGACGACAACTATTTTGCACCTATTAAAAGGCGGCGATCACGTTGTTGCGATGGATGACATGTACGGCGGTACTTTCCGTTTGTTCGATAAAGTTCTTAAGCATGACGGGATGGAGTTTTCTTTTGTTGATTTAACTAAAGTAGAAAACTTTGAAAAAGCACTTAAGCCAAATACCAAAATGGTATGGCTTGAAACTCCGACGAATCCTACTTTGAAGCTTGTTGATATTAAGAAAATCTCTGAAATTGCTAAGGCTAAAGGCATTATCGTTGCGGTTGATAACACGTTCATGAGTCCTTATTTCCAAAGACCTTTGGAATTAGGTGCTGATATCGTGGTTCATTCTGCGACTAAATACATCGGTGGTCATAGTGACGTAGTTGGTGGTGTAGCCGTTACTTCTCGTGATGATATTGCCGAAAGAATGGCGTTTTTAAGTAACTCGATGGGTGGCATTCAAGGGGCGTTTGATTCTTTCATGTGCTTAAGAAGCTTGAAAACTCTTCCTTTACGTATGAAGGCCCATCAGGAAAATGCGATGGCTATCGCGCGTTTCTTGGAATCTCACCCCAAAGTTGAAAAAGTTATCTATCCGGGTCTTACAAGCCACCCGCAACATGCTTTGGCGAAAGAACAAATGCATGGTTTTGGCGGTATGATCACGTTCTACATCAAAGGTGGAATGGATTCGGCCCGTAAATTCCTGGAAAACGTAAATGTTTTCGCCCTGGCAGAAAGCTTAGGCGGGGTTGAAAGCTTGATTGAACATCCAGCGATCATGACGCATGCCTCCGTCCCCCCGGAAAATCGTAAGGCTTTGGGGATTGATGACTCCCTTATTCGCCTTTCTGTAGGGGTGGAAGATCTAAATGATCTTTTGGCTGACCTAAAATACGCATTTGATAAAGCCTAA
- a CDS encoding PLP-dependent cysteine synthase family protein, which produces MSQIYDSILETVGNTPMVALHNVTKGSKHKFFAKVEYFNPGGSIKDRVAVAMIEEAEKRGDLKPGGTIVEATSGNTGVGLALAAAVKGYKCIFVMPEKMSEEKRALLRAYGAQVVITPMVEPEHPMSHYNVSKKITEQTPGAFLANQFFNPDNPTRHYKTTGPEIWKQMDGKIDMLVGGAGTGGTLSGCAKYLKEQNKDVKVICADPIGSILYDLFYHKKIVDPPGSYKVEGIGEDMLPGNVHLDIYDGFVRVGDPEAFEMTRRLVSEEGILVGPSSATALVGAIKASEKLEKPSNIVVIFADSGRQYLSKAFNDKWMVENGLLKEEDTKNAFNRVVTADEALKNLKK; this is translated from the coding sequence GAAATACTCCGATGGTGGCGCTTCATAACGTTACTAAAGGTTCAAAACATAAATTCTTTGCGAAAGTGGAGTATTTTAATCCCGGTGGCAGCATTAAAGACCGCGTTGCTGTGGCAATGATTGAAGAAGCAGAAAAAAGAGGCGATTTAAAACCCGGCGGCACAATCGTTGAAGCGACATCTGGAAATACCGGTGTAGGTTTAGCTTTAGCAGCGGCTGTAAAAGGTTATAAATGTATCTTTGTAATGCCAGAAAAGATGAGCGAAGAAAAACGCGCACTTTTAAGAGCTTACGGCGCTCAAGTGGTCATCACTCCGATGGTTGAACCTGAACACCCCATGAGTCACTATAACGTCTCAAAAAAAATCACTGAACAAACTCCGGGCGCTTTCTTAGCCAATCAGTTCTTCAATCCTGATAACCCAACTCGTCACTATAAAACAACTGGACCTGAAATCTGGAAACAGATGGATGGCAAAATTGATATGCTTGTTGGTGGTGCGGGTACTGGTGGAACTCTTTCAGGCTGTGCGAAATATCTTAAAGAGCAGAATAAAGACGTAAAAGTGATCTGTGCAGACCCGATCGGAAGTATTCTTTACGATCTTTTCTATCATAAGAAAATCGTGGATCCTCCAGGCTCTTATAAGGTGGAAGGTATCGGGGAAGATATGCTTCCTGGAAACGTTCATTTAGATATTTATGATGGTTTTGTTCGCGTTGGTGACCCTGAAGCATTCGAAATGACTCGCAGACTTGTTTCTGAAGAGGGAATTTTGGTGGGTCCTTCAAGTGCTACAGCGTTAGTGGGCGCGATCAAAGCATCTGAAAAGCTAGAAAAACCGTCTAACATCGTAGTTATTTTCGCAGATAGCGGTCGTCAGTATCTAAGCAAAGCTTTCAACGATAAATGGATGGTTGAAAACGGTTTACTTAAAGAAGAAGACACAAAAAATGCGTTTAACCGCGTAGTAACAGCTGACGAAGCTCTTAAAAATTTAAAAAAATAG